One Rosa chinensis cultivar Old Blush chromosome 5, RchiOBHm-V2, whole genome shotgun sequence genomic region harbors:
- the LOC112164562 gene encoding thioredoxin produces the protein MATVLESIVIPRSSALPSPPLSPIAASSVSSLTGRRGLPHYSGLKVSSALQTTRSVGSLSYGPASGLAPRRRRGLVLCEAQDTAVGVPAVSDATWQSLVLDAELPVLVEFWAPWCGPCRMIHPIIDELAKQYAGKLKCYKVNTDESASVATRYGIRSIPTVILFKDGEKKDAVIGAVPKSTLTTSIEKFL, from the exons ATGGCCACCGTCCTTGAATCCATCGTCATTCCTCGCTCCTCCGCTCTGCCTTCACCTCCTCTCTCTCCGATCGCCGCCTCCTCGGTTTCTTCCCTCACCGGCCGCCGTGGATTGCCTCACTACTCCGGCCTCAAGGTCAGCTCCGCTCTTCAGACTACTCGCTCTGTCGGATCTCTCAGCTACGGTCCCGCTTCCGGACTCGCTCCTCGTCGCCGGCGTGGTCTCGTTCTCTGCGAGGCTCAGGACACCGCCGTCGGAG TGCCTGCTGTTTCTGATGCAACATGGCAGTCACTTGTCCTTGATGCTGAATTACCTGTTTTGGTTGAATTCTGGGCCCCATGGTGTGGTCCATGTCGTATGATCCACCCTATAATTGATGAACTGGCAAAGCAATATGCTGGGAAGCTCAAGTGTTACAAAGTAAACACCGATGAGAGTGCTTCAGTTGCAACCCGATATGGGATCCGAAGCATCCCCACTGTCATCTTATTCAAGGATGGTGAGAAAAAAGATGCAGTTATTGGGGCTGTTCCCAAATCCACATTAACCACCAGCATAGAAAAGTTCTTGTAG